AAAATCATCTGAGCTTTGTGAGCTGTAAGTGCTTTGTGAGCTAAAAAACTAAACAAGCACTTTGTGAGCTGTAAGTGCCGCTCATGAGCTGGTGGCCTGCCTTTGCTAAACAGTGAGCCTCGATGTTCATTACTCCCTTTCATGAACAACTTCAGCTGACGGGAACCCTTCCATCTTCCTTTTTTACTTCATCGATGATTGCTTTGGAGGTTCCTAAATACGCACCCTTTACATGGGGGAGGCATATGAGATCAATGagattagtttttttttttgaaaaaaataacatGTTCAAACATTCTCAAAAAATTTGTAGACACACATCAATATTTGATGTACAACCTCAAAAAGCTTCAGCCCCTAATTTGACCAACATtaatagaaacaaaaaagacaaaatctgATGTGAATAGTGTGAGAGTACTATTCACCCAAACGTATCACTATTCACATTCGAATGTGTCTTTTTTGAATCTCTAAATGTACATTGATTTTTGAGCTGATTTTTTTCGGAGTTGTAGACATGCCCCGCAGGAATGTTTTCAAATAATttaagaattttttgaaatgtataAATATGAATTATTGAGATTTATCTCACGATCTCACCTAATGTGAGATCTCGTACAATTCCTCCCTCCCTTCACATGGTTCAATGTAGTCAGTCGACACTACAATCCTTTGGCCACAATATCAATAACCAAATGAAATAAGGTTGGAAAAAATCCCACACCCACCCTCCCACGTTGCCTCCATGAGGCGATGGGGAGGAACCCTAGGGTGTGGACGCTAGCTCCCTACTTCGCACCCTCCTCCTCCCACACCGCCGCTAGCGCCGGCAAGGCCTCCTTGTCCCCCTCCCAACGGCCTTGGCATGGGCTGGCGCATCTGGATCGGGGTGCCTCACTGACAAAGTGTGAGGTGGCGTTGCGGACGGGGTGGCATGGTGATGGCGCGATAGGCTGGGTGTAGAGCATGCTGGCGAGGTGGCGGGTTGTAGGTGGCAGCAGCGGTTGCTCTGCCCTACTGGCGGCGCGGGCCAATGGCGACTAGGGGCGCGGGTGGCTGTCTCTACATGGGTTGTTGGGCGGTGGGGTGCCAGTGTGATGGTGGTGGCTATCGCCAGTGGCGGCCTGGCCGGTTGGCTTCCTTTGGCGAGCTCGGGCGACATTGGATGGTTGGTGCGAGCTCTTTCTGTGGGCATGCGGTCTTCACGATGATGACCAGATGGCGGGCCATGGTTGGTGGTATTGGAGGTCGACGCGTTATGGCGCTCCGGAGGCGACAATGACCGGCACCTCCGAGGCTACCCCGGTGGCTAGACGGCCGACTGCCTGGACGCCCACCTGTCCAGATATGGAGGGGCCAGATCCGATGGGGCGTCGGCCGATGCCCCCTCCCAACCCAGTAGTGTTTGTCCGCAGTTGCCGGGTGGCATAGAGCCTCCCTGTGTGGCTCGACGCGCCTTTGCTACTGGGTTAGGGGCGTGTGTTATTGTTTTTCCTTCCGTTGCAATCCACATAAAAAAAACGTGCATTGTCTTTCCCGCGAGCGTGTACACCCCGAGAGTCACCTATGAGCACCCCGAGCAGGTTCGAAACGCCGGCGAGCCAACGAAACGATAACGATAACGAGCCACCGACGTCAAAACCCCATCAATCCCCCCAAAACCGCAGAGAGCCGCGCTCACTCCATCGACGAACTCCCGTCGACGTACCCGGAAGCCCGAACACGTCTGTCCGTACAGAAAAGCCCCCCGTCTCGATCAAAACCGTAAGCAGCTCGGGTCACATCACACGATCACATCGGCCGCATCATTCACTAACCAACACGGCCATTTTTATCGTACAAGCATCTGATCAGACGGAGCAACCTGCCTGACGACTCTCATCTCAGCCCAGATAAACAAACATGGATGTGCGTCTTACGTACGTACTCGAGAGAGCGTGGGGGAGTCGCGCCAGGGCCGGCCAATGAGCCGCCCCTTGGAGGCCCCATCGGCCGCGCCTCCAAAAGTCAGACCTGCCCCGAGAGGCCGAGAGCAGCTCGGCAGCATGACTCGCGAAGCACTACGCCCGCCTCCGTGGCCGTGGCCATCTCCGTTGACCCCGCGCCGGATAAACCTATGCCTAGTATATTACCACGGCGACGAGCCATCCCCAGGCCGGCCAATGGGACGCTAGCTTCTCCGCCCTTCCCGCCTTCCCCCGCCCCGCTCCGGTCGTCTAGGAAAAAAGTCCACGCCACGCCCGGCCAAGCGCCACGGCTCGGTTGTTCCCCATGTTGTTGACGGCGGCGGAGGCCTCGCTATGATCATCAGTTGCCCCCACCAGCGGGTCGTCATTTCGGCGGGAGCCGTGCTGatcgccgtcgtgctgctgctggctGGTCCGGTCGCCGGCGCGTGCGGCGACGGGGAAAGGGAGGCGCTGCTGGCCTTCCTCGACGCGCTCTCGCCGCGGGCTGGCGATAACATCGCCGCGTCCTGGCGGGGCTCGCCGGACTGCTGCGCGTGGGAGGGCGTGGGCTGCGAcgacgcgggaggcggcggcggcgcggtcacCAGCGTCTCCCTCCCCGGCCGCGGCCTCGGCGGGACGATCTCGCCGGCGGTGGCCAGCCTCCCCACGCTCGCGCACCTCAACCTCTCCGGCAACGGCCTCGCCGGCCCGTTCCCGGCCGAGCTGCTCGCCCTGCCCAACGCCTCCGTCGTCGACGTCAGCTACAACCGCCTCTCCGGCGCGCTCCCTGACTTACCGGCCGCCGCCGGACGCGCCCGCCTCCCGCTGCAGGTGCTGGACGTGTCGAGCAACCATCTGTCCGGGCGGTTCCCGTCCGTGCTCTGGCGGTTCACCCCGGGCCTCGTGTCGCTCAATGCCAGCAACAACAGCTTCGCCGGCGCGATCCCGTCGCTCTGCGTCATCTGCCCGGCGCTCGCCGTCCTCGACGTCTCCCTCAACGCGTTCGGAGGGCCCGTCCCACCCGGGTTCGGGAACTGCTCGCGGCTGCGGGTCCTCAGCGCCGGCCGCAACAACCTCACCGGCGAGCTCCCCGACGACCTCTTCGACGTGACGTCGCTGGAGCAGCTGGCGCTCCCGTCCAACCGGATACAGGGCAGGCTCGATCGCCTGCGGATCGCCAGGCTGATCAACCTCGTCAAGCTCGACCTGACCTATAATGCGCTCACCGGCGGGCTGCCGGAGTCCATCGGCGAGCTCACCACGCTGGAGGAGCTCCGGCTCGGGAAGAACAACCTCACCGGCACCATCCCGCTGGCGATCGGCAACTGGACCAGCCTCCGCTACCTGGACCTTCGGTCGAACAACTTCGTCGGGGACCTCGGGGACGTTGACTTCTCCCGCCTCGCCAATCTCACCGTCTTGGACCTGGCCTCCAACAACCTCACCGGCACCATGCCGCCCAGCATCTACTCCTGCACGTCCATGACGGCCCTGCGCGTGGCCAACAACGAGATCTCCGGGCAGGTGCCGCCGGAGATCGGCAACATGCGAGAGCTGCAGTTCCTCTCGTTGACCGTGAACTCTTTTACTAACATCAGCGGCATGTTCTGGAACCTCCAGGGCTGCAGGGACCTCGCCGCGCTGCTCGTGTCGTACAACTTCCACGGCGAGGCCCTGCCGGACGCCGGCTGGGTCGGCGACCACGTCAGCCACGTCCGGGTAATCGTCATGGAGAATTGCGGTCTGACGGGCCAGATACCGTCGTGGCTGTCCAAGCTGCACGGCCTCAACGTCCTGAACCTCGGCGGGAACCGCCTCACCGGCCCGATCCCGAGCTGGCTCGGCGCCATGAAGAGGCTCTACTACGTGGACCTGTCGGGCAACCAGTTCGCCGGAGAGATACCGCCGTCGCTGATGGAGCTGCCGTTGCTGACGTCGGAGAAGGCCATGGCGGAGTTCAAACCGGGCCATCTGCCGCTCGTGTTCACCCTGACGCCGAACAACGGCGCGGAGGTCAGGACGGGCCGCGCGTACTACCAGATGTCCGGCGTCGCCGCCACGCTCAACCTCAGCGACAACGACCTCTCTGGCGCGATCCCGCGAGAGGTCGGGCAGATGAAGATGCTGCAGGTGCTCGACCTCAGCCACAACAACCTCTCCGGCGGCATCACGCCGGAGCTCAGCGGCCTCGCCAAGATCGAGATTCTTGACCTCCGCATGAACCGTCTGACGGGCTCGGTCCCGCCGGCGCTCGCCAAGCTCCACTTCATCTCCGACTTCAACGTTGCGAACAACGATCTCGAGGGCCCGATCCCGACGGGCGGGCAGTTCAATGCGTTCCCGGCAGCGAATTTCGCAGGGAACCCGAAGCTTTGCGGCCAGGCGATCTCGGTCCGCTGCAGCAAGAAAAGCGGAATGGCGCCGGGCAAGTCTTCGCCGTCCAAGACCATGGGCAAGAGACTGCTTGTTGCCATCGTTCTTGGAGTCTGCTTCGGCGTGGTTGGCGTCGTCGTCTTGACCGGACTCGCCGTGATCGCCATCAGAAGGTTCATATCGAACGGGTCCGTCAGCGACGGCGGCAAGTGCTCGGAGTCGGCCCTGTTCGACTACTCCATGTCGGATCTGCACGGCGACGAGTCCAAGGACACGATCTTGTTCATGTccgaggaggccggcggcggcgacccGACGAGGAAGAGCTTCACGTTCGTGGACATCCTGAAGGCGACCAACAACTTCAGCCCGGATCAGATCATCGGAACGGGGGGCTACGGCCTGGTGTTCCTAGCGGAGCTGGAGGGCGGCGTGAGGCTGGCCGTGAAGAAGCTCAACGGCGACATGTGCCTGGTGGAGCGGGAGTTccgggcggaggtggaggcgctaTCGGTGACGCGGCACGAGAACCTCGTCCCCCTCCAGGGCTTCTGCATCCGCGGCCGGCTCCGGCTGCTGCTGTACCCGTACATGGCCAACGGCAGCCTCCACGACTGGCTGCACGACCGgcggccggagcagccggagctggACTGGCGCGCGCGGCTACGGATCGCGCGGGGCGCCGGGCGcggggtgctgcacatccacgagGCGTGCACGCCGCAGATCGTGCACCGGGACATCAAGTCGAGCAACATCCTGCTGGACGAGTCCggcgaggcgcgggtggcggacTTCGGGCTGGCGCGGCTCATCCTGCCGGACCGGACGCATGTGACGACGGAGCTGGTGGGCACGCTGGGGTACATCCCGCCCGAGTACGGGCAGGGGTGGGTGGCGACGCTGCGGggcgacgtgtacagcttcggcgtgGTGCTGCTGGAGCTGCTCACCGGGAGGCGGCCGGTGGagatgatggcggcggcggggcagccgaGGGACCTCGTCGGGTGGGTGACGCAGATGCGGTCGGCCGGGAGGCGCGCCGAGGCGCTGGACCCGCGGCTGAGGCAGGGGAGCCGGCCGGGCGACGAGGCGCAGATGCTCTACGTGCTCGACCTCGCCTGCCTCTGCGTCGACGCCATCCCGCTCAGCCGGCCGGCGATCCAGGAGGTGGTCAGCTGGCTCGACAACGTCGACACCATCGGCGCGTCCTGACGTGCTCTGTGTAGAGCGAAGATGGAGCGCTCTGCGGGCAGAGATGGTTAGAGTTTTGGGGCGATGGATGGAGTCGATCGATGAGATAGAAAAATCAGAATCAGAATTCAGAAAATGGCGATGTTCTTCAGGCAAATGACTGAATGAAGGACACTCCACCATCCATAATCACATTCTGTCCCGTGGACTAAAGCAACATGGACTAATTTCTGAACCCTGATTGGTCGAGGTGGAGTTTTTTTTTCTTTGGAAGGAATGCCTATTCGGCGCACTTTATTTCAAAGCCAACAGAGTTACATTCTGAATTACAAGAGGTAGTAAGAAACTAGGAGGATCATCATCCCAAAAAACAGAAGACTTCGACTCATAAGAGTGTTTTGCTAAGTGATGTGCGACCAAATTTGCATCCCGCTTACAGTGTTGGCGGTGGAGTATAGTTACATAGGTTTGCCACGAAAATGGATGGAGCATTGCTCTTTGTTTGGCGAAGAGATGCCCTGGTCTCTGCATCGATTGATGCACACAATCATCTTTATTGTGAACTTTTAATCCATACACAAGtgtaaaatgaaaataaaaaagaatagCATGGTATATCAAGGCCAACCAAAAGCAGAATGGATTACATTCTACAACTCATGCATCGTAAATTGTATTGTTAGACAATCACCCAATTTAGTCGAACAAAGTTCAAGCTACAACCTCCAAGTGGCTACACCTAGAGACCAAAATGAGCTTCAAGAACTTGATAAAAACAGTTGCTTGGTTAAGAATGATGTTATTGCAGCAGTTCTGCATTTCCCGATATGAGgcacatacccccccccccccccccctcccaatctAAGCCTTAAGTTGAATAACAATCCCATAGAGCCATCCCGCAAACATAATTGAGATTGAGCTACGCGGGAAATATTGAAAGCCACAAACA
The sequence above is drawn from the Triticum aestivum cultivar Chinese Spring chromosome 7A, IWGSC CS RefSeq v2.1, whole genome shotgun sequence genome and encodes:
- the LOC123148810 gene encoding tyrosine-sulfated glycopeptide receptor 1-like; amino-acid sequence: MIISCPHQRVVISAGAVLIAVVLLLAGPVAGACGDGEREALLAFLDALSPRAGDNIAASWRGSPDCCAWEGVGCDDAGGGGGAVTSVSLPGRGLGGTISPAVASLPTLAHLNLSGNGLAGPFPAELLALPNASVVDVSYNRLSGALPDLPAAAGRARLPLQVLDVSSNHLSGRFPSVLWRFTPGLVSLNASNNSFAGAIPSLCVICPALAVLDVSLNAFGGPVPPGFGNCSRLRVLSAGRNNLTGELPDDLFDVTSLEQLALPSNRIQGRLDRLRIARLINLVKLDLTYNALTGGLPESIGELTTLEELRLGKNNLTGTIPLAIGNWTSLRYLDLRSNNFVGDLGDVDFSRLANLTVLDLASNNLTGTMPPSIYSCTSMTALRVANNEISGQVPPEIGNMRELQFLSLTVNSFTNISGMFWNLQGCRDLAALLVSYNFHGEALPDAGWVGDHVSHVRVIVMENCGLTGQIPSWLSKLHGLNVLNLGGNRLTGPIPSWLGAMKRLYYVDLSGNQFAGEIPPSLMELPLLTSEKAMAEFKPGHLPLVFTLTPNNGAEVRTGRAYYQMSGVAATLNLSDNDLSGAIPREVGQMKMLQVLDLSHNNLSGGITPELSGLAKIEILDLRMNRLTGSVPPALAKLHFISDFNVANNDLEGPIPTGGQFNAFPAANFAGNPKLCGQAISVRCSKKSGMAPGKSSPSKTMGKRLLVAIVLGVCFGVVGVVVLTGLAVIAIRRFISNGSVSDGGKCSESALFDYSMSDLHGDESKDTILFMSEEAGGGDPTRKSFTFVDILKATNNFSPDQIIGTGGYGLVFLAELEGGVRLAVKKLNGDMCLVEREFRAEVEALSVTRHENLVPLQGFCIRGRLRLLLYPYMANGSLHDWLHDRRPEQPELDWRARLRIARGAGRGVLHIHEACTPQIVHRDIKSSNILLDESGEARVADFGLARLILPDRTHVTTELVGTLGYIPPEYGQGWVATLRGDVYSFGVVLLELLTGRRPVEMMAAAGQPRDLVGWVTQMRSAGRRAEALDPRLRQGSRPGDEAQMLYVLDLACLCVDAIPLSRPAIQEVVSWLDNVDTIGAS